The Solibacillus sp. FSL R7-0682 genome includes a window with the following:
- a CDS encoding FxsA family protein: MKKLLIGLLALVFAEIALFIVVGNAIGVFYTLLLIVFTSVAGVLIAKKRGTKSVQDIQKSLAEGQPPGIPMIETFMIFIGGILLALPGFLTDLIGLLFVLGITRNLFKPLIFYVLRKKMKNGQVVILQR; this comes from the coding sequence ATGAAAAAATTGTTAATTGGATTACTTGCACTTGTTTTCGCTGAAATCGCACTATTTATAGTAGTTGGAAATGCGATCGGTGTTTTCTATACATTATTATTAATTGTTTTTACATCAGTAGCCGGGGTATTAATTGCCAAGAAACGCGGTACAAAATCTGTCCAGGATATTCAAAAAAGCTTAGCTGAAGGGCAACCACCTGGTATTCCAATGATCGAAACATTTATGATCTTTATTGGGGGGATTTTATTAGCTCTACCTGGATTTTTAACAGATTTAATTGGGTTATTATTTGTTTTAGGAATTACAAGAAATTTATTTAAGCCACTCATTTTTTACGTCTTACGTAAAAAAATGAAAAATGGACAAGTTGTTATTTTGCAAAGATAG
- a CDS encoding AI-2E family transporter — translation MIQQNSFDSFLSKSGKYVIMLLYFALIYFTFPIALGLFLAYILFPIFDFFKRLTKLPFPLIVIFLSLTIFSLVGVIGFLLIQSLLQLLPSVQTTLYSFSLKYIEDPLVPYIIEKLSTILNDITIFLIDTVKNSLNSLFDLFLFTITFYFSLFESKKNRLWFFTYTPKAYREEWSRYFAKAMSLISYFIFVELQLFTLTFILLSIGFYFLSFSAPIMTAFVIALADILPFLGIGLFLIPLAIYHFFVQNHFLALALVVLYIFVQITRQLTESMLWSHTLHIRMIHTFLISAGSVLIFGFYGILLSPIFLVIALKLKQSTIFAK, via the coding sequence GTGATTCAACAAAATAGTTTCGATAGTTTCCTTTCAAAAAGTGGTAAATATGTCATTATGTTACTTTATTTTGCATTAATTTATTTCACTTTTCCTATTGCTTTAGGACTTTTTCTTGCATATATACTATTCCCTATATTTGATTTTTTTAAACGCCTAACAAAACTACCATTCCCACTCATTGTAATATTTCTTTCGCTTACAATCTTCTCTCTAGTTGGTGTAATTGGTTTTTTACTTATTCAAAGTTTGTTGCAGCTTCTTCCTTCCGTTCAAACGACATTGTATTCCTTTTCTTTAAAATACATCGAAGATCCATTAGTGCCATACATCATAGAAAAGCTTTCAACGATATTGAACGACATTACAATATTTCTTATTGATACCGTTAAAAACAGCTTAAATTCATTGTTTGATTTATTTTTATTTACAATTACGTTTTACTTTTCACTCTTTGAAAGCAAAAAAAATAGACTTTGGTTTTTTACATATACCCCAAAAGCCTATCGAGAAGAGTGGTCTCGCTATTTTGCAAAAGCGATGTCACTTATTAGCTATTTTATTTTTGTGGAGCTTCAGCTTTTTACACTTACATTCATTTTACTTAGTATTGGGTTTTACTTTTTATCCTTTAGCGCTCCTATTATGACAGCATTCGTTATTGCTTTAGCGGACATTCTTCCCTTTTTAGGCATCGGGCTTTTTCTAATCCCACTTGCTATTTACCATTTTTTTGTACAAAACCATTTTCTTGCGCTGGCTCTCGTTGTCCTTTACATTTTCGTACAAATTACAAGGCAGCTAACAGAATCAATGCTTTGGTCACATACACTTCATATTCGCATGATTCATACATTCTTAATTAGCGCTGGCTCTGTATTAATTTTTGGTTTTTATGGCATCTTACTTAGCCCAATCTTTTTAGTAATCGCCTTAAAGCTAAAACAAAGTACTATCTTTGCAAAATAA
- the citZ gene encoding citrate synthase yields MSATKGLEGIVAAESKISSIIDDTLTYVGYGIDDLTNNATFEEVVFLLWNTRLPNAEELANLKAELAKNMEIPSAITDLFKSMPLNTVHPMAALRTAVSMLGTFDDEADVMEAEANYRKAIRLQAKIGTVVTTFARVRQGKEPLAPKPELGYAANFLYMLTGEEPEAIAIEAFDKALILHADHELNASTFTARVCVATLSDVYSGVTAAIGALKGPLHGGANEQVMKMLTEIGSLDNVEAWVQNKLDNKEKIMGFGHRVYRKGDPRAPHLRVMSEKLTKLTGKPELYDMSVKIHDMIVEQKNLPANVDFFSASVYDSLGIEHDLFTPIFAVSRTSGWVAHILEQYANNRLIRPRAEYVGPDMQKYIPINER; encoded by the coding sequence ATGTCAGCAACTAAAGGTTTAGAAGGTATCGTAGCAGCGGAATCTAAGATCAGTTCTATTATCGATGATACACTTACATATGTAGGTTATGGCATCGACGACCTTACTAACAACGCTACATTTGAAGAAGTAGTATTTTTATTATGGAACACACGTTTACCAAACGCAGAAGAATTAGCTAACTTAAAAGCAGAATTAGCTAAAAACATGGAGATTCCATCGGCAATTACTGATTTATTCAAATCTATGCCATTAAACACAGTACACCCAATGGCTGCACTACGTACAGCTGTATCTATGTTAGGTACATTTGACGATGAAGCAGACGTAATGGAAGCAGAAGCTAACTACCGTAAAGCAATTCGTTTACAAGCGAAAATTGGTACAGTAGTAACTACTTTTGCACGTGTACGTCAAGGTAAAGAGCCATTAGCTCCAAAACCAGAATTAGGTTATGCAGCTAACTTCTTATATATGTTAACTGGTGAAGAGCCAGAAGCAATCGCAATAGAAGCATTTGACAAAGCGTTAATTCTACACGCTGACCACGAGTTAAACGCTTCAACATTCACTGCACGTGTATGTGTAGCTACATTATCAGATGTTTATTCTGGTGTTACTGCTGCAATCGGCGCATTAAAAGGCCCATTACACGGTGGTGCTAACGAGCAAGTTATGAAAATGTTAACTGAAATCGGTTCATTAGATAACGTAGAAGCTTGGGTACAAAACAAACTTGATAACAAAGAAAAAATCATGGGCTTCGGTCACCGCGTATACCGTAAAGGCGACCCACGTGCACCTCACTTACGTGTAATGTCTGAAAAGTTAACTAAGTTAACTGGTAAACCAGAATTATACGATATGTCAGTGAAAATTCACGACATGATCGTTGAGCAAAAGAACCTACCTGCAAACGTAGACTTCTTCTCAGCATCAGTATATGATTCTTTAGGTATCGAGCATGACTTATTCACACCAATCTTTGCAGTATCTCGTACTTCAGGTTGGGTAGCGCACATTTTAGAGCAGTATGCAAACAACCGCTTAATCCGTCCACGTGCGGAATATGTTGGTCCAGATATGCAAAAATACATTCCAATTAACGAGCGCTAA
- the icd gene encoding NADP-dependent isocitrate dehydrogenase: MTNKIVVENGKLIVPNSPVIPFIEGDGIGPDIWAAASRVIDAAVEKAYNGEKKIEWLEVLAGEKAFNQTGEWLPQETLDKINEYLIAIKGPLTTPIGGGIRSLNVALRQQLDLYVCLRPVRHFDGVPSPVKRPEDVNMVIFRENTEDIYAGIEFEAGSDQAKKIIDFLQTEFGTKNIRFPETSGIGVKPVSKEGTERLVRSAIEYAIKHNQPTVTLVHKGNIMKFTEGGFKKWGYELAEKEFGAQVFTWNQYDAIKAEQGEAAANEAQAKAVAEGKIIVKDSIADIFLQQILTRPNEFDVVATMNLNGDYISDALAAQVGGIGIAPGANINYVTGHAIFEATHGTAPKYAGQDKVNPSSVLLSGVLMLEHLGWQEAADLITNSVEKTISSKYVTYDFARLMDGATEVKCSEFATRLIENF; encoded by the coding sequence ATGACTAACAAAATTGTAGTAGAAAACGGTAAATTAATCGTTCCAAACAGTCCTGTTATCCCATTCATCGAGGGTGACGGAATTGGTCCAGATATCTGGGCTGCGGCTTCTCGCGTTATTGACGCAGCAGTAGAAAAAGCTTACAACGGCGAAAAGAAAATCGAGTGGTTAGAAGTATTAGCGGGTGAAAAAGCATTCAACCAAACTGGTGAATGGTTACCACAAGAAACTTTAGATAAAATCAACGAATACTTAATCGCAATTAAAGGTCCTTTAACAACTCCAATCGGTGGCGGTATCCGTTCCCTAAACGTAGCATTACGTCAACAACTTGACTTATATGTATGCTTACGCCCAGTACGTCACTTTGATGGTGTACCTTCTCCAGTTAAACGTCCAGAAGATGTTAACATGGTAATTTTCCGTGAAAACACTGAAGATATCTATGCTGGTATCGAATTTGAAGCTGGTTCTGACCAAGCTAAAAAAATTATCGACTTCTTACAAACAGAATTCGGTACAAAAAACATTCGTTTCCCAGAAACTTCAGGTATCGGTGTAAAACCTGTATCTAAAGAAGGTACTGAGCGTTTAGTACGTTCTGCTATCGAATATGCTATCAAACACAACCAACCAACTGTTACTTTAGTACACAAAGGTAACATCATGAAGTTCACTGAAGGTGGATTCAAAAAATGGGGTTATGAATTAGCTGAAAAAGAATTCGGTGCACAAGTATTCACTTGGAACCAATATGATGCAATTAAAGCTGAGCAAGGCGAAGCGGCTGCTAACGAAGCACAAGCTAAAGCTGTAGCTGAAGGCAAAATCATCGTAAAAGATTCTATCGCTGATATCTTCTTACAACAAATCTTAACTCGTCCAAATGAGTTTGACGTAGTAGCTACAATGAACTTAAACGGTGACTACATCTCTGATGCATTAGCTGCTCAAGTTGGTGGTATTGGTATCGCTCCAGGTGCTAACATTAACTACGTAACTGGTCACGCTATTTTCGAAGCTACTCACGGTACTGCTCCTAAATATGCTGGACAAGATAAAGTAAACCCATCTTCAGTATTATTATCAGGCGTATTAATGCTTGAGCACTTAGGATGGCAAGAAGCTGCGGACTTAATTACGAACTCTGTAGAGAAAACTATCTCTTCTAAGTATGTTACTTATGACTTCGCACGTTTAATGGATGGCGCAACAGAAGTTAAATGTTCTGAGTTCGCTACTCGTTTAATCGAAAACTTCTAA
- the mdh gene encoding malate dehydrogenase has product MVLKRKKISVIGSGFTGATAAFLTAQKELGDVVLLDIPNAENPTKGKALDMWEAAPVQGFDSYVKGTSNYEDTANSDIVLITAGVARKPGMSRDDLVQINQGVMKSVSKEIARTSPNATIIVLTNPVDAMTYTVFKETGFPKNRVIGQSGVLDTARFRAFVAEELNVSVKDITALVLGGHGDTMVPLTRYASVGGVPLESLIPSERLEQIVQRTRVGGGEIVNLLGNGSAYYAPAAAMVEMAEAVLKDQKRILPSIAYLEGEYGYDGIYLGVPTLLGANGIEKIFELQLTNDEKVALDHSAEAVKDVMNALI; this is encoded by the coding sequence ATGGTGTTGAAACGTAAAAAGATTTCCGTAATTGGTAGTGGATTTACAGGGGCAACAGCTGCATTTTTAACAGCCCAAAAAGAATTAGGTGATGTTGTACTATTGGATATTCCAAATGCAGAAAACCCAACAAAAGGGAAAGCATTAGATATGTGGGAAGCCGCACCTGTTCAAGGTTTTGATTCCTATGTGAAAGGCACTTCAAACTATGAAGATACAGCAAATTCTGACATCGTATTAATTACTGCAGGAGTTGCGCGTAAACCAGGTATGAGTCGTGACGATTTAGTTCAAATCAATCAAGGCGTTATGAAGTCTGTTTCGAAGGAAATCGCTCGTACGTCGCCGAACGCAACAATAATTGTATTAACAAATCCTGTAGATGCAATGACATATACAGTATTTAAAGAGACTGGATTCCCGAAAAATCGTGTAATAGGTCAATCAGGGGTGCTTGATACTGCTCGCTTCCGTGCATTCGTTGCAGAAGAGTTAAATGTATCTGTAAAAGATATAACAGCGTTAGTATTAGGTGGGCATGGTGATACAATGGTTCCATTGACACGTTATGCATCTGTAGGTGGAGTTCCATTGGAAAGCCTTATCCCTTCTGAACGTCTAGAGCAAATTGTTCAGCGTACACGTGTGGGTGGTGGTGAAATTGTAAACTTATTAGGAAATGGTTCTGCCTATTATGCACCAGCAGCAGCGATGGTGGAAATGGCAGAAGCAGTTTTAAAAGATCAAAAACGAATTTTACCATCCATTGCATATTTAGAGGGCGAGTACGGCTATGATGGAATTTATTTAGGTGTGCCAACACTATTAGGTGCAAATGGAATAGAGAAGATTTTTGAGTTACAATTAACAAACGATGAAAAAGTTGCATTAGATCATTCAGCAGAAGCTGTAAAAGATGTAATGAACGCTTTAATTTAA
- a CDS encoding cation transporter — protein MSKQQKLERKILWLSLSTGLFFVLFEFIIAIYTKSQSVLMDAAYDASELLMIGLTLFLIPLFHRPISEKHPFGYAQIESFLVIIKGFMLLAVTLGLSANSVEIALSGGNIIDGKLVSIFQFIIALASLVVLYFMMRINKSLSSPIIKMEIYGWKIDVVYSIGMGIAFFASTFLEGTKLAFISPYFDQIIAVLIILFMLPEALKMLIRAIKDVFLFSPEKEVMEKVKGICEDVLRDTDLQAVFYDVTRTGRRMWVSIYFNSSKDYLHVEALENITNQINIELAEHIENCVCELVLAKRDSKYL, from the coding sequence ATGTCAAAGCAACAAAAGTTAGAAAGAAAAATATTATGGTTATCCCTAAGTACAGGTCTGTTTTTTGTACTTTTTGAGTTTATAATTGCTATTTATACTAAATCCCAGTCCGTATTGATGGATGCTGCTTACGATGCATCGGAATTATTAATGATTGGTTTGACTTTATTTTTAATTCCTTTGTTTCATCGACCTATTTCGGAAAAACATCCTTTTGGATATGCTCAAATTGAGTCCTTTTTAGTAATTATTAAAGGTTTTATGTTATTAGCAGTTACATTAGGGTTGTCTGCAAATAGCGTAGAAATTGCATTATCCGGAGGAAACATTATAGATGGAAAATTGGTTTCTATTTTTCAATTTATTATTGCATTAGCAAGTTTAGTTGTACTGTATTTTATGATGCGTATAAATAAATCATTGTCTTCACCAATCATCAAAATGGAGATTTATGGATGGAAAATTGATGTAGTCTACAGTATTGGAATGGGTATTGCTTTTTTTGCTTCTACTTTTCTTGAAGGAACAAAGTTAGCATTTATTTCACCCTATTTTGACCAAATAATTGCTGTACTGATTATCTTATTTATGTTGCCAGAAGCTTTAAAAATGCTAATCCGTGCGATTAAAGACGTATTTTTATTTTCACCTGAAAAAGAAGTGATGGAGAAAGTGAAAGGGATTTGCGAAGACGTATTAAGAGATACAGATTTACAAGCCGTATTTTATGATGTTACTCGGACTGGAAGAAGAATGTGGGTTTCGATTTATTTTAATTCTTCTAAAGACTATTTACATGTTGAAGCATTAGAAAATATAACAAATCAAATAAATATTGAACTAGCAGAGCATATTGAAAATTGTGTCTGTGAATTAGTCTTGGCTAAAAGAGATTCAAAGTATTTATAA
- a CDS encoding response regulator transcription factor: MGKTILVVEDEISIATLLKYNLEQAGYSVLLAHDGQAGLDTAVEQSPDLMLLDLMLPKLDGVEVCKELRRLRINIPIIMLTARDDEFDKVLGLELGADDYMTKPFSPREVIARVKAVLRRFSVPVIEEVVETDEVVYSFGKLQVYPERFEAFIDEQSLEFTPKEFELLVYLLENKNRVLTRDQLLSAVWNYDFAGDTRIVDVHISHLRDKIEENSRKPVYIKTIRGLGYKFEEPKK, from the coding sequence ATGGGAAAAACGATTTTAGTAGTAGAAGATGAAATTTCAATTGCTACATTATTAAAATACAATTTAGAGCAGGCAGGCTATTCGGTACTGCTGGCACATGATGGTCAGGCTGGATTAGATACTGCTGTGGAGCAATCACCAGATCTAATGCTACTGGATTTAATGTTGCCAAAGTTAGATGGAGTAGAGGTTTGTAAGGAGCTACGTAGATTACGTATTAATATTCCAATTATTATGTTAACTGCTCGTGATGACGAGTTTGATAAAGTGCTTGGTTTAGAACTTGGCGCAGATGATTATATGACAAAACCATTTAGCCCACGTGAAGTGATCGCACGCGTAAAGGCCGTGTTACGACGTTTTTCTGTGCCCGTTATTGAAGAAGTTGTGGAAACAGATGAAGTCGTATACTCATTTGGAAAGCTTCAAGTATATCCTGAAAGATTTGAGGCATTTATCGATGAACAATCATTAGAGTTCACACCAAAGGAATTTGAACTTTTAGTATACTTATTAGAAAATAAAAACCGTGTGTTAACACGAGATCAGCTTCTAAGCGCAGTTTGGAATTATGATTTTGCCGGGGATACACGTATTGTTGATGTGCATATTAGCCATTTGCGCGATAAAATTGAAGAAAATAGCCGTAAACCGGTATATATTAAGACAATTCGTGGTTTAGGTTATAAGTTTGAGGAGCCAAAAAAATAA
- the pnpS gene encoding two-component system histidine kinase PnpS, translating to MNTITNRLFYSFIFVIGSILAVLGLFIGQLFPFFAEEYVQSTVAENEQKLEQVLKEENIELTSSQKDALMTTYEMDKESESYDEIRKRLYLLIALLIAVSCFLMAVMAHRVASNFIHPIINITRTAIELSKGNYRARAFANGPKTVVELRNSINILARNLQDITKTRVIEEERLKTLIENMGSALMMIDREGQVSIVNKKFQMLFELEKEQLIGKNFLNLGLPKQLEEFIDHVFLTEMPYRQQLEMEISEELYIEQVYGAPVVGEHGRWLGVVIVMHDISELVRLEQIRKDFVANVSHELRTPITSIKGFSETLLDGAFKDEQMLLSFLGIIYEESNRIEVLVHDLLELSKIERHGFTLDVVPTKLQDILIRVVDLTSSQLENKNMQFEVEIEQDAVILGDVNRLMQIFTNLINNAISYSKEETTITLRISTNEQYGIFEVKDQGIGIEKSEVSRIFERFYRVDRARSRNSGGTGLGLSIVKHLIEAHQGKIQVSSEVGKGTSMKVFLPLKK from the coding sequence ATGAATACAATAACGAATCGTTTGTTTTATTCCTTTATTTTTGTTATTGGGTCGATTTTAGCTGTTCTAGGGTTGTTCATAGGGCAGCTTTTTCCTTTTTTTGCAGAAGAGTATGTCCAATCAACGGTAGCTGAAAATGAGCAAAAGCTTGAACAGGTGTTAAAAGAAGAAAATATTGAACTTACTTCAAGTCAAAAAGATGCATTAATGACGACATATGAAATGGATAAAGAATCTGAAAGCTATGACGAGATTCGAAAGCGTTTATACTTATTAATTGCACTACTAATTGCTGTTTCATGTTTTTTAATGGCCGTTATGGCACACCGAGTAGCGAGTAATTTTATTCATCCAATCATTAATATTACCCGTACAGCAATAGAGCTATCAAAAGGAAACTACCGTGCCCGTGCCTTTGCAAATGGCCCGAAAACAGTAGTAGAATTACGTAATTCAATCAATATATTAGCACGAAATTTACAAGATATTACGAAGACACGTGTTATAGAAGAAGAACGGTTAAAAACGTTAATTGAAAATATGGGAAGTGCCCTTATGATGATTGATCGTGAAGGGCAAGTTTCAATTGTTAACAAAAAATTTCAAATGTTATTTGAACTAGAAAAGGAACAGCTTATCGGGAAAAATTTCTTGAATTTAGGCTTACCTAAGCAATTAGAGGAATTTATCGACCATGTATTTTTAACTGAAATGCCGTACCGTCAGCAATTAGAAATGGAAATCAGTGAGGAATTGTACATTGAGCAAGTGTATGGTGCTCCAGTAGTAGGAGAGCATGGAAGATGGCTTGGAGTAGTCATTGTCATGCATGATATAAGTGAGCTTGTGCGCTTAGAGCAAATTCGTAAAGATTTCGTTGCGAACGTTTCACACGAATTAAGAACGCCGATTACGTCGATCAAAGGCTTTTCTGAAACATTACTAGATGGTGCATTTAAAGATGAGCAAATGCTGTTATCATTTTTAGGAATCATTTATGAGGAAAGTAATCGAATTGAGGTGCTTGTACATGACTTATTGGAGCTTTCTAAAATCGAACGGCATGGATTTACTCTCGATGTTGTTCCGACAAAGCTTCAAGATATACTAATACGTGTTGTAGATTTAACCAGCTCTCAATTAGAAAATAAAAATATGCAATTTGAAGTTGAGATTGAACAGGATGCTGTCATATTAGGTGATGTTAATCGACTCATGCAAATCTTCACAAATCTTATTAACAATGCTATTTCCTATTCTAAAGAAGAAACGACCATTACATTGCGTATTAGTACGAATGAACAATACGGTATTTTTGAAGTAAAGGACCAAGGAATTGGGATTGAAAAGAGTGAGGTATCACGGATTTTTGAACGTTTTTACCGAGTAGACCGAGCGCGTAGCCGAAATTCTGGAGGGACTGGACTAGGCCTTTCGATTGTTAAACACTTAATTGAGGCGCATCAAGGGAAAATTCAAGTTTCTAGTGAAGTCGGGAAAGGAACAAGTATGAAAGTGTTTTTACCACTAAAAAAATAA
- the hflK gene encoding FtsH protease activity modulator HflK, protein MSAKRTLLLIGLGLFTIIALIAVTTSWYTVDESEQAVVITFGQADETIQDSGLHFKLPWPIQKVEKLSKETYSLQFGYKQNSDGTLETFDKETKMITGDEFIVLTDLVVQWRIVDPKKYLFNAQEPRTILHSATSSAIRSVIGNSKIDDALTDGKADIEANTRELLVSLIDKYDIGISIVGVKLQDVDVPNEEVRAAFTAVTDAREMKNTKINEATKYKNQRLSEVEGEINAILSKAEGEKTARIEQANGEVALFNNLYEEYRLNKEITRERLVIETLEAVLPNAQIYIMNDDGSSTLKYLPLQQTQTNSSTETKKEGGSN, encoded by the coding sequence ATGAGTGCAAAGCGAACGCTATTACTTATTGGTCTTGGACTATTTACTATTATTGCATTAATCGCTGTCACAACGTCTTGGTATACTGTAGACGAATCCGAACAGGCCGTTGTCATCACATTTGGTCAAGCCGATGAAACAATTCAAGATTCGGGCTTACATTTTAAATTACCTTGGCCAATCCAAAAAGTAGAAAAATTATCAAAAGAAACATACAGCTTACAATTTGGTTATAAGCAAAACTCGGATGGCACACTAGAAACATTTGATAAAGAAACAAAAATGATTACAGGTGATGAGTTCATTGTATTAACGGATCTTGTCGTACAATGGCGCATTGTTGATCCAAAAAAATATTTATTTAATGCTCAAGAACCTCGTACTATTTTACATAGCGCCACTTCAAGTGCTATTCGTTCAGTTATTGGTAACTCAAAAATAGATGATGCATTAACAGATGGAAAAGCAGATATCGAAGCAAATACACGGGAATTGCTTGTGTCATTAATTGATAAATATGACATTGGTATTAGTATTGTTGGCGTTAAGTTACAGGATGTAGATGTACCAAATGAAGAGGTACGTGCGGCATTTACAGCGGTAACAGATGCTCGTGAAATGAAAAATACTAAAATTAATGAAGCGACAAAATATAAAAACCAACGACTGAGTGAAGTAGAAGGGGAAATTAATGCCATTCTGTCAAAGGCAGAAGGTGAAAAGACGGCCCGTATTGAGCAAGCGAACGGGGAAGTTGCATTATTTAATAACCTATACGAAGAATATCGATTAAATAAAGAAATTACTCGGGAGCGTCTTGTTATTGAAACGTTGGAGGCAGTTTTACCGAACGCACAAATTTATATTATGAATGATGATGGTAGTAGTACATTGAAGTATTTACCTCTACAGCAAACGCAAACGAATTCTTCGACTGAAACGAAGAAGGAAGGAGGTTCGAACTAA
- the hflC gene encoding protease modulator HflC, protein MSNNKNNFDGDLDKFVKKLFGEKKAPKNVKDITPDYNNTDEVASNDKGTAKKAKTPLSKNKKPVNMKQWITSAVILTVVFAAFIIVFANLYVVKENEYKVVRQFGEVVKYEKEPGLHMKIPFIQSVTTLPRNLMTHDMTEEEISTKDKKRIIIDNYTVWRVTDPKALISNAGQLLNAESRMEEFIYSALRTEFGQTNYEDIINDKKSSRGNINDRVTERVNELITAANFGIEVMDVRIRRTDLPKENEQAVYTRMVSERQSTAQTYISEGDAVKRSEEAKTDQEVQVKLATANKKAAIIRAEGESQAAQIYNNAYSKDPEFYSLFRTLESYKKTIGDETMIIIPADSPYAKLLSGRLD, encoded by the coding sequence ATGAGTAATAATAAAAATAATTTTGATGGGGATTTAGATAAATTCGTCAAAAAGTTATTCGGTGAAAAGAAAGCACCGAAAAATGTAAAGGACATTACGCCCGATTACAATAATACAGATGAGGTGGCTTCCAATGATAAAGGAACAGCTAAAAAAGCTAAAACACCGCTCTCAAAAAATAAAAAGCCTGTCAATATGAAGCAATGGATTACATCTGCTGTTATTTTAACCGTTGTATTTGCTGCTTTTATTATCGTATTTGCGAACCTTTATGTCGTGAAGGAAAATGAATATAAAGTTGTTCGTCAGTTCGGGGAAGTAGTTAAATATGAAAAAGAGCCAGGTCTTCATATGAAAATTCCATTCATTCAAAGCGTAACAACATTACCTCGAAATTTAATGACACATGATATGACAGAAGAAGAAATTAGTACGAAGGATAAGAAGCGTATTATTATCGATAATTATACCGTTTGGCGTGTAACAGATCCTAAAGCATTAATATCGAATGCAGGACAATTGTTAAATGCAGAAAGTCGGATGGAAGAATTTATTTATTCAGCGCTTCGTACAGAGTTTGGTCAAACGAACTATGAAGATATAATTAACGACAAGAAATCTTCAAGAGGAAATATTAATGATCGCGTAACAGAACGTGTCAATGAATTAATAACAGCTGCGAATTTTGGGATTGAAGTTATGGATGTTCGTATTCGCCGTACGGATTTACCAAAGGAAAACGAGCAGGCGGTTTATACACGTATGGTATCAGAACGCCAATCAACTGCTCAAACGTATATATCGGAAGGGGATGCTGTAAAACGAAGTGAGGAAGCAAAAACGGATCAAGAAGTACAAGTGAAGCTGGCAACCGCAAATAAAAAGGCGGCCATCATTCGAGCAGAAGGCGAATCACAAGCTGCACAAATTTATAATAATGCATACTCAAAAGATCCAGAGTTTTATAGTTTATTTAGAACATTAGAGTCCTATAAGAAGACAATAGGTGATGAAACAATGATTATTATTCCTGCGGATTCACCTTATGCAAAGCTTTTATCTGGTCGGTTAGATTAA